The following proteins come from a genomic window of Sorghum bicolor cultivar BTx623 chromosome 3, Sorghum_bicolor_NCBIv3, whole genome shotgun sequence:
- the LOC8084819 gene encoding uncharacterized protein LOC8084819, protein MELGGGGRGPGDRVRRQLQSVGRLAAYLGGGFLLLSAASSVAVRSLRALSDANQRKFAMPCGACEGKGTYACRLCRDSATIQWSPMHDPVFVNPCLCPTCDGTRVQRCLNCLGNGYA, encoded by the exons ATGGAGCTTGGAGGCGGAGGGCGAGGCCCCGGCGACCGCGTCCGGCGGCAGCTACAGTCGGTGGGGCGGCTGGCAGCTTACCTCGGCGGCGGATTCCTCCTCCtctccgccgcctcctccgTCGCCGTCCGCTCCCTCCGCGCCCTCTCCGACGCCAACCAG AGGAAGTTCGCGATGCCGTGCGGCGCCTGCGAGGGGAAGGGCACCTACGCGTGCAGGCTCTGCAGGGACAGCGCCACCATCCAGTGGTCTCCGATGCACGACCCGGTGTTCGTCAACCCGTGCCTGTGCCCTACCTGCGATGGGACCCG GGTGCAGCGCTGCTTGAACTGCCTGGGAAATGGTTACGCTTGA